The Lysinibacillus irui sequence TTTATCATTACAAACGATTTTCGAGGAAATACTTGTGCCAGTAGGTAAACCTATTCTGGCCGATATAGCTTGTGGCCATTGTTTACCAACGATGTCGTTACCTTTAGGAAGAACGATTACGATGGATGCGGACAATCAACGAGTCCAGGTTATGAGGTAGGTGTCCTATGGAACGAAAGATTCACGAGATGATTCAAGCATCACCTTATGAGGTACATCTATTTGTAAAAAATCTAGCAACCAATCAATTTCTAATTGGTCATCAGCTTGAGCATTCATTTTCAAGTGCTAGTTTAATAAAAGTTCCTATTCTTCTAGCTTTCTTATCGTCTATGGAGGACAACCATCTTGAGCTTGATTCTACGCTTTCCATTGCGCCGAACGATTGGGTGGATTTCAGTGTAGTGAGCGAACAACGTCTGACGCAAAGCACTGTATATGAGCTGCTTGTATGGATGATTATTACTAGTGACAATACAGCCACGAACGTCCTAATTGATGTAGTAGGAATGGATTTTTTAAATGAATATTTCCACAGGTTGGGTCTACAGGACACCTTGCTACAGCGTAAAATGATGGATGTTGAGCGCCTCGCAAAGGGCATAGACAATTGCACGTCAGCTCGGGATATGGCTCATCTCTTTACACGTATTTACCAGCAAGATGTGTTGTCCCCCGCATACAGTAAATTGGTCATTGATATTTTAAGTCGGCAGCGTATACACGAGTCCTTAAGGCGCTATCTCGTGGATGATATCAAACTTGCACATAAAACAGGAGGACTTGATACCGTCGATCATGATGTGGGGATTGTTTATAGTAGTGCTATCGATTATAGTATCGGTGTTTTTATCACCAATGTGACGAATAATGAGCAGGCACGCCAATTAATTGGTCGTCTATCAAAGGTTGTTTATCAAGAGCTAGTGGAGCGGAAGGAGGGAATGTAATGAAGGCTATCGTAACAGCAATGATTGCTAGTTTACACGCTATGCCAACTTCAACGTCTGAAGTTGTCGATGAAGTGCTTTATGGGATGACAGTAAAGAGGATCAGGGATGTCAATGAAGGTTGGGTATATATCCAAACGGCCTATCGCTATGAAGGCTATTGTCAGAAGGCAGACTTACTAGTAGACGAAGTACTAGTCTCTAAGTGGGAAAGGGAAGCACAGCATATCATTTTTCAAAGTTTTGCGGATGTATTACAGCAACCACGTATTCAAAGTTCGAAACTAGTAACACTTGTAAGAGGCTCTTCCATCTGTGTTGTGTCAGAAGAAAATTTACCGGAAGAATGGTCAGCTGTACAGTTAGTGACAGGGCAAAGGGGCTATGTTCGCACAAAATGGCTACAGGCAAAAATGACAGAACGTTCGGTTTCCGAGCAGCAATTTCGAGAGAATGTGGTGGCAACTGCGTTAAGTTATTTAGGAGCACCTTATCGTTGGGGTGGCAAATCACCATTGGGGATTGATTGCTCTGGTTTGTGCTCGATGGCTTATTTGCTAAATGGTGTGACGATCTATCGAGATGCCAAAATTGTAGAGGGCTTTTCGATTGTGAAAATAGCTAGAGACCAAATGCAAAAGGGCGACTTAATTTATTTTCCAGGTCATATTGCTTTATATATGGGGGATCAACTTTATGTTCATTCTTCAATTGGAGGGAATGAAGTGTCAATTAATAGTTTAGAAGAAAATCACCCTCTCTATCGGCATGATCTAGCTACGACCATTTTAGAGGTAGGTACATTATTTCAGGAGAAGCTGTGTAACTAGGCTTCTCTTTTATTGGGTGAAATGATAGTGTCGGAAGAAGCATGGTCAACAGTCAATCACCGATTAGAGTTCTAGGAGGGGGGAAAGACAGAAAAGACACGAGTCTTCACCGTATAATACATCATTAAATTTTTGGTACATTTTTTAAGGTCATCCATATTTTGCTCATAATGAATGTCAGGACATTGACAAGAAATAAAGCGACTAGCTGCCATAGTCCGAGTAAAAACGTTCTCATGTATAATTCAAAGGTCGCCTCACCTGGGGGCATGTGTGGATAGGGGATTAGTTGACTGTAGTGCCAAACAAAATAACAGGCTAAGGAAGTACCTGCTCCTACATAGATAAAGGTCCAATGAATATAGGATGTTATACGAAGACGACAGCTCCATAGTAGAACATTTATCAATAATATTAGTAGTGGAAACAGCCAAAGTTGAAACATGCCTTCGGGTATATCTACGGCATAAAATTGATTGTAGCTCAGCTGAATGATTGGCAATAGTACAAGATTGACGATGATTAGACTGACTAGCTGCATGCGCTTCATTGGATTCAAACCCTTTCGTCATTTTACATTTAGACGTGGTGAATAAGATTTGGTTGCCAACAAGAAAACCTCCATACACCCGCAGGCGAGATGGAGGTCTTGAGTTAATAATGATAAATATTTAATTGTTGACCTGCTTCAAGGCGGTCTGTTCGAAGCTGATTCCATTGTTTAATAGAGGTTACTTTCACATTATAAACCTCTGCAATCTTCATCAACGAGTCCCCGTCAGCTACGGTAATGGTTTTCTTATCTTTGACAGGGCTATCATATTGTTGTAGATCATATTTTGCGATAAGTGTATTTAATTTTTCATTGTATGACGAATCGGTAGCATAAGAGCCTGTTAAAAACTTCGTTGCATCTGTATAGGCAGTTGTGTTGCTTTTAAAAACGCCCGCATAGAAATCTTTGTTCCACGAAACCCCATTACGCATTAATTTGACATAATCCTGCATCGATGCCTCATAGGAAGGGTATTTGCGGAAGGCAGCCATGATTGTGGATAGATTACCTGAACCATCATCCTCTGTTGTTTCAAGAGTTACGGAATTATTTTGGTAGCTGCCTTTCATCCCGAATAGATTATAGTTTGGAGCAGAGCCAAGTCCACTTTGTCCATGCTCACTTTCTAGGATTGCTTGTGCAATCATGACGGAAGCATATAGGTCATTTTCAGCACCAAGATCTCGTGCTGTTTCAGCGATCTCTCCAATAAACTCCTCCACACTTGGACGATCATCGACAACAGGCTCTTCTCTTTCAGTCGTATTAAATAACTGTGTCACCATATAAAACGAAATACAAATAACGACAACGGTAATCATGAGTCCTTTTAAAAAATTAAGCATATATTTCATCGTATGCTTGATGTTGGTCGTGACCACATCTCCCTCCCTTCTATCAAAGTTTAGCTATCTCTCATTATTACAGAGAGTGAAAGAGAAATAAAGAGATGTCTTGATTAATAGATTCCATCATTAATAGAACGTCCCTCAACATAATTAGTTCCTCATTTTTTATCTTCCCGCATGACATAATAGATTGGTAGAGACAAGCATAATGTAATAGAAAATGGTAGTATTATTTGTAAAACAATGACCAGCTTGAAAGGAAGTTTTGATTGAATACTATTTTTTCTGTGACACAAAAACAACTATATGATTTTCTTTTAAATGTAGCGCCTATACGACCAGTATTTATTTGGGGAGCACCTGGCATTGGGAAGTCGGCAATCGTAGAAAGCTTTGCGAGTGAATTAGGAATGCCATGTGTGTCTTTATTAGGCAGTCAGCTAGCACCCGAGGATATCATCGGGGTTCCACAAATAAAGGATGGCTACAGTGTGTTCTGTCCACCAAAAATGATTGCTCGAGATGAACCCTATTGCTTATTTTTAGATGAATTAAATGCTTGCTCACAGGAGGTACAAAAAGCTTTTTATAGTCTTATACATGAAAGAAGAATTGGGGAATTTCTATTACCAGAGGGCACGATTGTGATTGGAGCAGGGAATAGAGCGCAGGATAGTGCGATCGTGAAGCCGATGTCCTCGGCATTAATTAATCGTATGGTCCATGTTCAACTTAGAGCCTCTCATAAAGATTGGCTCGAATGGGCCTATGAACATGAAATACACCCATATGTGATTGAGTATGTTCAAATGCGTCCCGATCATTTATGGAGTGAACCACCAAAAACTGAAGAACCCTTTTCCACTCCAAGGTCTTGGCATATGCTAAGTGATTGCCTGTATGCCTATGGTAACAGTCTAGATGAACAAGCTATCGATATTTTAGCGAGTAGCTGCCTATCTTCGCAAATTGCAAGTCAATTTAAAGCCTTTATTAAACAAGTGCAAAGCAAATATGATTTAGCCAAAATCATCAATGGTGAATTACGATGGCCAGATCGACCTGATGAAAGAGACTTACTCTATTTCATGGCGCAGTCCTTCCGCGCGCAACTAATCAAAGAGCTACCGAGCGAGCATACGACTTTGAAGGGAAATCAACAACAATTAGCATTCCGTGCCAAGGATTTGATCAAGGATTTAGCTTCGATTAGCTTAGAAATTGCACAAATGGTCGTGTCTGAGCAAAAGGGTGAAGCCTTACCAGCCTGGTTTATGCTTGAAGTGATTAGAGATTTACCACGTTTAGTAGCTAAGAAGGATGGATAAATTATGGCTAAAAAAAAGAAAACATCGAAGCAGGAACATAAAAATGAGACATCAATTGCTCGAGGACATGAAATGGTCGCCACCCATCCATTATTTGAAGTGTTATGTAATGCCGTTTACATGCAATATGAAAATATGGCACAAAAAGATTGGGCTTATGTGTCGAGTACAGGGGTAATCTACGTCAATCAAGATAAAAAAGGGCAGCCAAATGAATGGGCCTATGTCATTGCCCATTGCTTATTACACCTTGGCTTACAGCATCACCAACCAAAAAAAGAGCAGCAGGATCTATGGAATATTGCTTGTGACTGTTATATCACGAAATTTTTAGCAGAACTCAAATTTGGTCAAGCACCAAAAGAAATGAATGAACAACTTGTTGAAGCCTTTACCTCTGAGGAAAAATTGTATGATCGATTTCTACGAGAGGGTGTACCTGCTCATTTTAAAGGCTATAGCACAATGCCAGGACAAATGGATTTTCTAATTTCAAAAAATAAAACACAGTACATGTTTAGCGGCTATCGCAACTATGGCGAATTATTTGCAGAGGGATTAGCTAAAGCTGTGCAAAGCGCCATTCGTGTAGCGGGAGGTATAGACAACACACTCGCAGGCTCGACGAATTTGACACAAGCACAACGGGCAAAAGCTTGGTTTATGAGCTCCTATCCATTATTTGGCGCATTAGCTGCCGATTTTACGATTATCGAAGATCCACTTGTTTGTACAAGGATGGACATCTCGATAGCAGCCATCTCGGTTGAAACAAAGGAGATTTACCTAAATACGGCCATGGGGATGACAGATGAAGAAATGCGATTTTTAATAGCACACGAATTGCTTCATGCTGGATTAAGTCATACTACACGGAGACAAGGGCGTGATCCCTATCTCTGGAATGTTGCTTGCGATTATGTCATAAATGGCTGGTTAATCGACATGAAAATAGGGGAGATGCCAGCGTTTGGTGGACTATATGACCCTGCATTAAAAGGGTTATCTGCAGAAGCTATTTATGATCGCATTGTTACGGATATGAGGTTGTATCGTAAATTAAGAACCTTTCGGGGGCAAGGAATGGTGGATATTATAGAAACGAAACCGCCAGACTTTTGGGAAGGAAAAGTAGGCGTTGATTTGGACGCATTTTATAGAAGAGCATTGAGTCAAGGGCTAAGCTATCATATGGCGCAAGATAGGGGGTACTTGCCACAAGGACTAATCGAGGAAATTCGAAGTCTGTCACAGCCGCCTATTGCCTGGGACGTGGAATTAGCAAAATGGTTTGATCGCATGTTTCAACCATTAGAGAAGGTCAGAACCTATGCACGCCCCAGTAGAAGGCAAGCATCGACACCTGATATTGCAAGACCAAGATGGTTTCACCAAAGTGGGGAGGAAGATGGGCGTACATTCGGAGTTATTATCGATACTTCTGGCTCTATGGATCGTGCCTTACTTGGCAAAGCACTCGGGACAATAGCAAGCTATAGTATTGCAAGAGAAGTTCCACTCGTACGTGTCATCTTTTGTGATGCCATTGCCTATGATGCAGGCTATATGGCACCAGAAGAGCTATTAACAAAAGTAAAAATACGGGGCAGAGGAGGCACAGTGTTACAACCTGGGGTCCGCTTACTGGAAGAAGCATCCGACTTCCCCAAAAATGGCCCTATCCTTATTATTACGGATGGACATTGCGACCGTTTAACGATTAAAAGAGAACATGCCTACGTGCTACCCCAAGGAGCTAAGTTACCATTTGTACCAAAAGGTGAGGTATTTAGAATGAAATAATGTTCATAAAAAGTAGAACTCTCTAGCATTAGAGGGTTTTATTATTTAATAATAAAGGAAGGGACTGCTGGCATGGAACAAATTATATAGTAAAGAATTTTAATTATTGATTAAGGGGCTTCTTACTATTTTTACGAACATGCTAATGACGATTCAATTTGTACGGGGTAGGGTCGTTACAGAACAGGAAGTGAATCAGTACTTGACTAAGGGCAGTGCACGGCTTCCATTCATTCTGAAGGTGAAGGTGTGACATTATTGTTGTCCGATCAGCTAGCCAAGAAAATCTAAAAAGATTCGTGAAATGTTTATTTACTGCTACACTATACATAGCGATTATGTGCGTACGGGCAAGGTAAGTGCCTTACGTTTTTCTACTTTCAATGCAATTCTGTATGAGTTGAACTGTCAGCCAGGAGATAGACTGGAGTATGTAGAGGAAGAGGAACCATAGCAACGAAGAAGGGATTTTAACAATGTTGGCTTTTATTTTTTTATTACTAGCTATTATAGCAGAGGTTTTTGCAAGCTCCATGCTAAAGCGCACGGAGGGTTTCACTCGGATTTGGCCATCGATCGGTGTGGTGGTGGGCTATGGAACGGCGTTTTATTGTTTAGCCTTAACATTAAAAGTCATTCCAATTGGTGCGGCCTATGCGATATGGGCCGGTTTAGGGACAGCCTTAACAGCTATTGTGGGGGTTGTCTTTTATAAGGAAATATTCAATCGCAAGAAGGTACTAGGGATTCTCTGTATTATTATGGGTGTCGTAGTACTCAATCTTGCAGGCAGTCATTAGGAGGCACCTTAGAATGAAAGGCTATTTATTTTTAACACTCTCAATCATAAGTGAGGTCTTTGCCACAACGATGCTCAAGCTTTCTGATGGTTTCACTGTGCTGGTCCCATCATTAGCGGTGGCACTTGGCTATGGGATATCATTTTATAGCCTATCCTTATGCTTAAAAACAATGCCATTAAGCTTAGCCTACGCCATCTGGTCTGGAGTTGGCACAGCTTTAACTGTCATGGTCGGCATTATAATTTGGAACGATATTTTTAATCTCTACTCTGCGATTGGCATTGCTCTAATTATTGGAGGGGTTATCTTGTTAAATCAAGGGGATAAAAGGGAAGACGTGGCGGATAGCCGGCTGAAATCGAAGGATAGCCCCGCAAAAAAGCAGGAATCTAGCGTGTAGACGGATAGAGATGGAAAAGTGATGGAAAGCCGTCTGAAATCGAAGGATAACCCCGCAAAAAAGCAGGAATCTAGCGTGTAGACGGATAGAAATGGAAAAGTGGTGGATAGCCGTCCAAAAGCGGTGGATAGGAATAGAAAGGTGGCGGATAGCCGACTGAAATCGAAGGATAGCCCCGCAAAAAAGCAGGAATCTAGCGTGTAGACGGATAGGAATGGAAAAGTGGTGGATAGCCGTCCAAAAGCGGTGGATAGGAATAGAAAAGTAGCGGATAACCGGCTGAAATCGAAGGATAGCCCCGCAAAAAAAGCAGGAATCTAGCGTGTAGACGGATAGAGATGGAAAAGTGGTGGATAGCCGTCCAAAAGCGGTGGATAGGAATAGAAAAGTGGCGGATAGCCGGCTGAAATCGAAGGATAGCCCCGCAAACTAGCAGGAATCTAGCGTGTAGACGGATAGGAATAGAAAAGTGGCGGATAGCCGGTTGAAATCGAAGGATAGCGCCGCAAACTAGCAGGAATCTAGCGTGTAGACGGATAGAAATGGAAAAGCGGTGGATAGCCGGTTGAAATCGAAGGATAGCGCCGCAATCTAGCAGGAATCTAGCATGTAGACGGATAGCGAAAGAAAAGTGGCGGATAGCCGTCCAAAAGCGGTGGATAGGAATGGAAAAGTGGCGGATAGCCGGCTGAAATCGAAGGATAGCCCCGCAAACTAGCAGGAATCTAGCGTGTAGACGGATAGAGATGGAAAAGTGGTGGAAAGCCGTCCAAAAGCGGTGGATAGGAATAGAAAAGTGGCGGATAGCCGGTTGAAATCGAAGGATAGCGCCGCAAAAAAGCAGGAATCTAGCGTGTAGACGGATAGGAATGGAAAAGTGGCGGATAGCCGGTTGAAATCGAAGGATAGCGCCGCAATCTAGCAGGAATCTAGCATGTAGACGGATAGCGAAAGAAAAGTGGTGGATAGCCGTCCAAAAGCGGTGGATAGGAATAGAAAAGTGGCGGATAGCCGGCTGAAATCGAAGGATAGCCCCGCAAAAAAAGCAGGAATCTAGCGTGTAGAAGGATAGTGGTAGAAAAGTGGCGGATAGCCGGCCGAAATCGAAGGATAGCCCCGCAAAAAAGCAGGAATCTAGCGTGATAGATGAATAGCCATCGAAAATCGAATTATAGCTGGCCAGAATCAATGGATAGCACCACAAGAAGCAGGATACACAGATACGGAATAGGGGGATATGTGATGATTAAAGCCATTATTTTTGATTTTGACGGTACAATTATTGATACGGAAACGGCGTGGTATACTGTTTTTAGAGATGCCTATGCCCAATATGGGGTTGACTTATCGTTGGCAACATATGCAAAATGCCTTGGGACCAATCTTCAAGAGTTTAATCCTTATACATATCTTGTCACACATCATCACATTGAATTGGATGTGGAGGCATTTCAAACATCGATTCAACAAAGCCATGCGCAGCTAATGGCCAAGGAAACAGTAAGACCTGGTATTTTAACGTGGCTACAGCAAGCAAGGGAAGCGGGTTTACAAATTGGGTTAGCTAGTAGCTCTAGCCGCCAGTGGATCGATCAATATGTTGATACGCTTGGCATTCGAGATTTTTTTGATTGTTATTGTACTGCTGACACTGTGACCAATGTTAAGCCGGATCCAGAGCTTTACTTGCAGGCCCTTGAACAGTTAGGGATAAAGGCTAATGAGGCTATAGCAATTGAGGATTCACCGAATGGCGCACAAGTAGCAGTAGCAGCGGGGCTGTATACATTAGTCATTCCTAACGCAATCACTAAGCAATTACCTTTTGGTACAGGACATCAGACCCTGGAGACAATAGTACAGTATGATCTACAAGATCTTCTAGCAGTGTTCATCTCCTAATCTCATAACAACAACCTCTCCATTTCAATGGGAGAGGTTTTTTTGTTTCTTTGTGAATTAGTCGTCATATTTTTTATTGCTACATATTATAACGAGAGGGCAATTTACATGGATATATACACTTATTCAGACTAGGGAGGGGGCTATTATTTGAATAGTGAGAAGAAAAGAAATCATTTTTTATGCGAAGCTTTAAGTGATTTGAAGGATCTTCAGGATATTATGATGAACTTTCATTCTAAATATTTCGGTCAGTTACTTGTCAAAATCGTTGGGAGTGATACGATTCCCTTTTTTTTAATTACAAACAGTGGCGCTCATTTAAGGTTAATGGATACAGTGAAACAGTTTGAAACGGAGTTTTTTCGTATTGAGGCAGTCGATAAGGAGCGTTGTCGTGGCACCGTGTCGTTGTTACGTGCCTTCGATTATGAAGGCAATGATACCAATTCCGTGGCGGATGTAGTGAGGTTAGAAAAAACAAGTACGGAAAAATCCATTGAACTTAGTGGCATTTCTGCGATTCAGCTATTAAAGCCAGACATGCTGAAAGGGAAATTTATCATTGAGCCTAAATGGTAGCGCCAGATTATACTACTAAGCTAGAACATCTGTCTCGATGTAAGGGATAGAAAGTGAATGTAATAGAGAGAGACTCTAATGAAAGGAAGTTTAGCTATGACGATTATTGGTATGCTGCATCATCGACTTGATCCAACCACAGTCCTCAAGTCGTATGCCTATGCAGCAGTTGCAAAGGCAGAAGGGGCACAGTTTTTTTACTTCACACCTAAAAGTGTTGATTTTGCCAAACGTTCCATTCGCGCTAAAGTTTATGAGGATGGACAATGGCATGAAAAAACGATGCCCTTTCCAGATGTGATCTATAATGCAGGGAGTCCAGAGAAATTATCCGTGTCCAAAGAGATTATTGATCGTTTAAAAGAAGAAATTCCATTTACGACTCATTCAATAGGGAATAAATGGAATGTAATGAAGCGATTGAAGGAAGCAAAGGAATTTGAACAGTATTTGATTCCATCAGAAATTGTGAAGGATGTCGATGTATTTCACAAGTTTATCAATTATTATAAAAAGGTTGTGTTTAAGCCAATTGATGGACGCAAGGGTAAAGGTATCTATTTTATTACGAAGGCAGGAACAAAGCATTTTGATGTGAGAAAGGATAGTACGAATACAACCTATTCAAAGCCTCAATTAGATGCATTACTAAAGGAGCAGCTTGCGGCTGGCACCTTTATAATGCAGCCCTATATTCAATCAATCACTAAATCGGGTCAAGTCTATGATTTCCGGCTACATGTACAAAAAAATGGTGAAGGTAAATGGGTAGTGACGACAGTATACCCAAGGATCGCGCCTAATGGCTCTATTATACCGAATATTAATAATGGTGGCTTTACCAATTACTTAGATCCTTTTTTGGAGCAGGAGTTCAAGGAAGAAGCTTATAATATTCGTCGAATGCTAGAGCATTTTTCATTAGCGTTGGCCCATCATCTGGATGAGATTCAAATGGAGAAGTTTGGGGAAGTCATTGATGAAATTGGCATTGACGTAGGTTTAGATCAGCAGCAAAAAATTTGGATGTATGAGGTCAATTGGCGACCAGGCTGTCCTCCTGCTTTTTACTTGGAATTAGATGTTGTCATCCATTCTATTCGTTATGCTATGTATTTAGCGAAAAATCATAAAAAATTGCAGAAGGAGATCGTTCAACAACAAAATCAGCAGCCTGCAGAAAAGAAAAGCATACCGATTATTGCGATTACCGGAAGTGCTGGGAAAACAACGACAAAGGCATTTGTTGGGTCGATTTTATCGAAAAAATGGAATGTTTTTGAGTCGAAGGATTATTGGAATACGACAGAGCATACGAAAAAGCATAAGGAAGAAATCAATGATTCACACCAGGCGGTCGTATTAGAATATGGTATGGCCTACCCTGGTATTATTACGAACCACTGTAGCATAATCCAGCCGAATATTAGTATTGTTACAAATATCGGTTTAGCGCATGTCGGTAATTTTGATGGCGATGTAAGAGGCGTAGCGAAGGCGAAGTCGGAATTGATTCATGGCATGGATCAACAAGGTTTACTCATTGTCAATCAGGATGATGATAATTCAAGGTATTTAGAGACACAGCAATTTAAAGGGAAAATCATCACGGTGGGCATTAAAAAGGAAGCGGACTATCGTGCCTATGATTTACAGTATAAGGATATCGGCATGTCCTTTAAAATGAAGCTACATGGTCAAGAGATAGAAATGTATATTCCTATTTTAGGAGAACATCATGTTTACAATGCTCTGAATGCAGTTGCAGTGGCTGATCTTTTAGGGTTCAGTGCACTCGATATTCAGGCTGGACTCAACTTTAAAAAACCACCAAGACGCTTAACTATCTATAACTGCCGCGATGATATTACAGTTATTGATGATACAGTACACTCCCATCCACAAGGAGTTCGTGCAGCGATTGATGTGCTAACCAATATTGCTAAAAATCGGAAGGTAGCCATTATTGGGCAAATGCGTGAGCTTGGTGTTTTAAGGGAAGAAGAATATAAAAAGGTTGGGGAATATGTATATGATGTTGGAATTGATGAATTCATTACCTATGGATTTAGGACAGATGAAATGAGCAATGCCGCCATCGCCAAGGGCATGGACCCATCCAGGGTACATCATTTTATTAATAAGGACCAATTACATGCCCTCCTAGAAAAGCTCATTAAGCCTCATGATACCATTCTCGTGAAAGGTGCTAGTAAAACGAATATGTTTGAAACCGTGAAATTTTTAGATCAAACATTTAGAGAAGAATAAACCATTAATAAAAATAAAAAAACCCGAGTAACTGTCCACTGCAAGCGGCAATTATTCGGGATATTTTTTTTAAACTCTCAATATAAATTTGATTTCCTTTGCTGCGTTGATAGCATGATTTCTAGCTTCCTTCAATGTGGCTCCTTGTGCAATAACATAGGCATAGCGGTGACCCATTGATAAAGGTGGCGTTAGGAGCGTTCCTTTTCTAGGTTTCACATATACTTCTACGACGCCTGTGGATCTGGATGCTCTCGCCTTACCAATCACCTTCTCTAAAACCCCTTTACTTTCTACAATGACATATTTTGTATAGACAAATTTTTTATGCCTTGGCTGAAAATTAGGCTGTTGACCAAGCAATAGTTTCAGTGTTTCTTCTACTAAACTAAAGCCAAGAGCAGCCTGGAGCATATTGTTCATGGCGCCCCCAGATATTCGCGGATTAATTTCGATGAGTTTCCAACCGTTTTGGGTTAATCGAAGCTCTAAATGGAGCGCCCCATTTTCTAAATCAAAGGCCTTTACAATGGAGTGGAGTACTTCCTCGATTCCCGCGCGAATGTCTTGAGGAGCTTTCACCAATACACCATAGCCTGTAATGATAAAGCGTTTCCCTTGGGTAATTTCCTGCTCAATTATGCCAATCACATGTGGCTGCCGTTGATACACAACAGCCTCCACTAAGTATTGAGGGCCCTCCAAATACTCTTCAATCATGATCGATTCATAGGGGTTTTTACTACGTAATGATTTGAGGTGGTTATTAAGTTGATCAGCATCCGTTGCTAATAGTACATCTTTTGAGCCTGTTGATTTTGGTGATTTCACGATTAATGGAAAAGTCCAATTGTTAGCAATAGGTTCATTGGGCTTCATGAGCGAAAACTTTGGTGAGTATGGCTGGTCTTTTAAATAATTTCTCGTTTTTTCTTTATCCTCCATGATTTCAATTGCGGAGGAGGAGGTGTAGTTATGACAAAATTCATCACATAGCATAGAGGCAACATGGACAAATGGATCCACAAAACTAACGATACTTTTAATGTCTAATCCGGTTTTCCCTAGTTTATCAATTTCCTCTTTCATTCTTTCAATATTCAAAGTATCAATGAGTATCATTTTATGAATGTCAGGGTAGGCTCGTCGCTGCTGAAGTTGTTTTTCATTATTAGTAAAAAGTACTGTGAAGTAGCCTAATTTTTCTGCTGCTCTCGTCGCTTCACGGCTAGACCCGGATTTGTTTGTACCGATAAATACAATTGCTTTCAGGTATATCACTCCTTCTATTGGTACTTAGATACTTAATCACCTTTATATATATGCAACGAAATAGATTTCTCCTAGTTATGTATCTTGACTTCATCCAAGCAACTTTTAGGAGGTTACATATACTAGAAAAGAAAGGAGGGAGAAAAGATATGAAGCCTCTTTCGGTGAAAAATTTAGCAATGATTACGACAGGCTATATAGTGCAAGGGTCAGAGGATTTACTGATTCAGCATGGTGCTTATCGATTAAAACAAGTAAAAAAACCTAATACGGCCCTTTTTACTAGTAAACGCATTGTCAATTGGAAAAATCTTGAGCCATTTT is a genomic window containing:
- a CDS encoding serine hydrolase, translating into MERKIHEMIQASPYEVHLFVKNLATNQFLIGHQLEHSFSSASLIKVPILLAFLSSMEDNHLELDSTLSIAPNDWVDFSVVSEQRLTQSTVYELLVWMIITSDNTATNVLIDVVGMDFLNEYFHRLGLQDTLLQRKMMDVERLAKGIDNCTSARDMAHLFTRIYQQDVLSPAYSKLVIDILSRQRIHESLRRYLVDDIKLAHKTGGLDTVDHDVGIVYSSAIDYSIGVFITNVTNNEQARQLIGRLSKVVYQELVERKEGM
- a CDS encoding C40 family peptidase, whose product is MKAIVTAMIASLHAMPTSTSEVVDEVLYGMTVKRIRDVNEGWVYIQTAYRYEGYCQKADLLVDEVLVSKWEREAQHIIFQSFADVLQQPRIQSSKLVTLVRGSSICVVSEENLPEEWSAVQLVTGQRGYVRTKWLQAKMTERSVSEQQFRENVVATALSYLGAPYRWGGKSPLGIDCSGLCSMAYLLNGVTIYRDAKIVEGFSIVKIARDQMQKGDLIYFPGHIALYMGDQLYVHSSIGGNEVSINSLEENHPLYRHDLATTILEVGTLFQEKLCN
- a CDS encoding glucosaminidase domain-containing protein encodes the protein MVTTNIKHTMKYMLNFLKGLMITVVVICISFYMVTQLFNTTEREEPVVDDRPSVEEFIGEIAETARDLGAENDLYASVMIAQAILESEHGQSGLGSAPNYNLFGMKGSYQNNSVTLETTEDDGSGNLSTIMAAFRKYPSYEASMQDYVKLMRNGVSWNKDFYAGVFKSNTTAYTDATKFLTGSYATDSSYNEKLNTLIAKYDLQQYDSPVKDKKTITVADGDSLMKIAEVYNVKVTSIKQWNQLRTDRLEAGQQLNIYHY
- a CDS encoding AAA family ATPase, producing the protein MNTIFSVTQKQLYDFLLNVAPIRPVFIWGAPGIGKSAIVESFASELGMPCVSLLGSQLAPEDIIGVPQIKDGYSVFCPPKMIARDEPYCLFLDELNACSQEVQKAFYSLIHERRIGEFLLPEGTIVIGAGNRAQDSAIVKPMSSALINRMVHVQLRASHKDWLEWAYEHEIHPYVIEYVQMRPDHLWSEPPKTEEPFSTPRSWHMLSDCLYAYGNSLDEQAIDILASSCLSSQIASQFKAFIKQVQSKYDLAKIINGELRWPDRPDERDLLYFMAQSFRAQLIKELPSEHTTLKGNQQQLAFRAKDLIKDLASISLEIAQMVVSEQKGEALPAWFMLEVIRDLPRLVAKKDG
- a CDS encoding DUF2201 family putative metallopeptidase produces the protein MAKKKKTSKQEHKNETSIARGHEMVATHPLFEVLCNAVYMQYENMAQKDWAYVSSTGVIYVNQDKKGQPNEWAYVIAHCLLHLGLQHHQPKKEQQDLWNIACDCYITKFLAELKFGQAPKEMNEQLVEAFTSEEKLYDRFLREGVPAHFKGYSTMPGQMDFLISKNKTQYMFSGYRNYGELFAEGLAKAVQSAIRVAGGIDNTLAGSTNLTQAQRAKAWFMSSYPLFGALAADFTIIEDPLVCTRMDISIAAISVETKEIYLNTAMGMTDEEMRFLIAHELLHAGLSHTTRRQGRDPYLWNVACDYVINGWLIDMKIGEMPAFGGLYDPALKGLSAEAIYDRIVTDMRLYRKLRTFRGQGMVDIIETKPPDFWEGKVGVDLDAFYRRALSQGLSYHMAQDRGYLPQGLIEEIRSLSQPPIAWDVELAKWFDRMFQPLEKVRTYARPSRRQASTPDIARPRWFHQSGEEDGRTFGVIIDTSGSMDRALLGKALGTIASYSIAREVPLVRVIFCDAIAYDAGYMAPEELLTKVKIRGRGGTVLQPGVRLLEEASDFPKNGPILIITDGHCDRLTIKREHAYVLPQGAKLPFVPKGEVFRMK
- a CDS encoding DMT family transporter, with translation MLAFIFLLLAIIAEVFASSMLKRTEGFTRIWPSIGVVVGYGTAFYCLALTLKVIPIGAAYAIWAGLGTALTAIVGVVFYKEIFNRKKVLGILCIIMGVVVLNLAGSH